AGGGATTTTTTCTTGTTTGTTTTGTCCGTCCGAAACCTCAACTAAAGGATAAGAAAGCGAAGAAATAAGAGTTGGATAAACCTGCCGAATGAGCATCGAAACCTCAAATTTTTTGAGTTGTAAATCAGTTTCTTTATCAAATTTGAGCGTAATTTGTCCTTGATTGTAATTTGAAACTGAATTAATTTCTTTGAGATGGGTAATACTAGAAAGTGCATTTTCAAGCGGTGCAGTCGCTTGATTCTCAAGTATTTCTGGAGAAGCATTAGACAAAGAAAAACGAACTGTCAATGAATGGAGTTTGGGAGAAGGATTTAATTCTACTTTCAAAAAAGGAATAACAAAAATGCCTAAAAGTGCGAACACTAAAAAGCAAAGTACAATCCGAAATGGAGATAAAAAATTATTCATTTTTCATTTTAAACCTATAAGGTTTCGATTTAGTTTCGATACTTAGCAATTTCAAAATACGCCATTGGAATAAAAAAAAGTGCCGTAATTGTTCCAACTGAAAGACCTCCCACAACTACCCAAACTAATGGTTTTTGGAGGTCTGCACCTAATCCTTCTGAAAATAAAATAGGCAAAACTGCCAAAATAGTAGTAATTGAAGTCATTAAAATAGGCTTCAGACGCAATTTTCCTGCTTCATGAACAGCATCGTATAAAGACATTTCTTTTTTAAGTCTATTTATCGTATCAATTTTCAGAATTGCATCATTTACCATTATTCCCAACATCACAATAATTCCGATAGCAGCCATGGTATTAAGCGACGTTTGAGAAAAAATAAGTAACAAAAGTGAACCACTAATTCCCAAAGGAAGGGTAAGCAAGACTAATAAAGGCTGCCAAAATGATTCGAATTGAGCTACCAAAATAAAATACAAAAGTCCTATCGAAATACTCAAAATAAAGATAAATTGAATTAGACTTTCTTTATTACTAAAATATGTTCCTTTCCAGCTTGTTTGAAGGTTTGGAAAAGAAACCAGCATTTCATTTCTAATTTCTTGTTGCTTATTTTGTTTGTCGTTTAATGTTATATGTTCTATTTTTCCCCAAAAAATGCTTTGATAAATTCCTAATTCATCGGCTGTAAGAGTATTGTAAGAATTAGATTTTTTGAAATCAATGAACAAACGCAATGGGATTTGAGTATTATTTTGAAAAGAATTCAAACTACTATTTTGACTAAAATTTGATGCCATAGTATTTACCTTCAAACTACTTTCATTGATTATTTCTTCTACCGTTTTGTTTGTTTTTTTGAAACGAATAGGAATAATTTGTCCAAAAGAAACAAGGTCTGTAACTGCAAGTTCGCCTAGTTCGTATTTTAGTTTTTCTAAAATATCCTGTTGTGAAAATCCATACAAAGCTGCCTTTTCTGTATTTATTTCAAGTAAAACAAGGGTTTCTCTACTTGTTCCTTTTCCTTTTTGTGCTGTATTATTGGTTTCAAGATTTATTTGATTAAAAATTGAATCAAAAATAGCATATTCTAAAATTTGATTTTGTGTAGTAGTTCGTAATCGCAACTCTATACTTGGTTCTTCTGAAACAAAAAGTTGTGAAAACGCATCTGGAGCAGCCAGAAATTCAAAAGTTGTTGCTGGATAAGTTTTAGAAATCCATTTTGAAATTTGATTTTGAGAAATTTCTTTTTGCTTTTGACTTTCAAAGAATAAATATAAATTAGCTTGTATTTGTGTAGAATTATCGTTTTTAAGAAAATACTTTTTTTGCCCAATATCTGATTCTGAAAAGGTAATTTGATTTGAAAAATTTTCTAATAATTGTTTACAACGGATTTTATTTTCAGTTGCATCAATAGGTTCATTCCAATCTATCAAAAGTGAACAATCTGTTTTATTGATTTTCGGTGCACCTTCAATTTCTAATTGATAAAATAAAAAGATAGGCAAAATAATCAGAAAGACAGAAAAAGAGAGAAATAGTTGCTTGTTTTTTTCTAAAAATAGAAATGTTTTTTGATAGAATGAAAGTAAGAAATTATAAATTTTGGTTTCTTTATTTTTTTCAACCGTTAACGAGGCTAAAGCCGTCGTTGAGGTCTTCTCAAAATCCTCAACGACGGTTGGAAACCTCGTTGACGGTTCAATTTTACTTTTGTTTAGAATTAAATAAAAATGAGGAAGCATCAAAAAAGCTACAATCAAAGAAGTAAACAAAACTGCCCCTGCTGAAACGGCTTGGTCATAAAAAAGCGCACCTGAAAGACCATTCAAAAAAATCAAAGGAACAAAAACGGAGAGCGTAGTCAAAACAGAACTTACAAGAGGAGCAATCACTTCCTGAACTCCCAAAACAACAGCTTCTTTCATCTCAAAACCTCTGTTTCTAAACTGTTCAATATTTTCCAAAACAATAATACTATTATCGATAAGCATTCCCAAACCCAAAGCCATTCCACTAAGCGAAATTACATTTATCGAAACATCAAAAACATAAAACAAACCAAATCCATAAATAAGCGAAACAGGCAAACTCACGCCGATAATCAAAGGAACACGCCAGTTTCCCATAAAAATAAAAAGAACAAAAAAAACACAAATTCCACCAATGAATAAACTACCTTTCAAATTATCGATAGCTAGATTTAATAAAACTGTTTGATTTTGAGTAGTGATAAATTCTAATTCTGGAAAATTTTGTTTCAAATCTTCTAGTGTTTGGTCTATTTTGGGAGTGAGTTCTTGTATTTGTGCTTGAGATTGTTTGTGTAATGTTAGGACAAAAGCCTCTTTTTGATTGAATAAATGAAATCCTTGTGGCGTAGGTTCTTCTACTTCAATTTTGGCAACTTCTTTTAATAAAATAATTGTTCCTCTTGGCTGATTATTGATAGAAGAATAAAATGAATTAGTCTGATTGGAGAAATTAGAGGTTTGGTTTGAGTTTATATTCAATCGAATTGGCAAATTTTCAATATCGCTTTTATCTTCCAAAATAGTGGCTACTTTTACAAAATAACGATACTGTCCTTCTTTCACCGAAACAGAAGAAAGTGTTTGGTTTGCCGACTTGATACTCGTAATTAAATCAATTTCAGAAAGTCCTAAAGCGTGTAATTTTTTTAGATTAGGAGAAATACTAATTTGTTTTTCTTTGAGTCCATTTGCATCAACTAGCGAAATGCCTTCTATGGCTTCTAATTGTTTTTTGATTACTTTTTCTACTAATTCGGAAGTAGCTAATAAATTATTTTGATTTTCTTGGTTCTTGGGTACAACCTGCAAATGCAAAATAGGAATATCGGCAGTACTGATTTTTATAATCCTTGGGCGTGGCAATTCCTTTGGCAGCGAACCCAAAAGCCTATCTAATTTTTCATTGGCATCAATATAAGCGAGTGTCATATCTGTACCAAATTCAAAATACAAACGAACTTGACCTATTTGGCTTCTGGCTTCACTTTCTGTTCTTTTTAAGCCATTCAATGTAAGCATATTTTCCCGAACAGGACGCAAAATTGTTTGTTCGATTTCTTCGGGCGAATGTCCACGATAATCAAGTTGAATAATTAATTCGGGAACATCCAAACTAGGCAAAAGCGAAACTGGAAGATTCGAAAAACCAACTAAAGACAACACCAAAATACCCAACATAGCCATCAAGACACCTACAGGACGGCTAAATAAAAAATGTAAGAAAGGGTTTTGGTTTTTGTTCATGATTTTTAACTGTCAACGAGGCTAAAGCCGTCGTTGAGGATTCTAGTAAGACCTCAACGACGGTTAGAAACCTCGTTGACGGTTGATATTAATTCCACTTCTGCATCATGCGAAAGTTGAAGGTTATTAGAAATAATGATTTGTTGTCCTTCTTTCAATCCTTCCAAAATTTCGATTTGCTTTCCGTTTTCTTTTCCTGTCTTTACAAAATTCCAAAAAGCACGTCCATCTTTATAACTAAAAACAACCTCCTTTTCAGAACGTAAAACAATGGCTTCTTTCGGCACGACAAGTTTTTTCTGTTGTGGAATATGCAAAGCTACCGTTACATTCATATTAAGGAGTAGATTTTGAGAAACTTCTTTGGTAGAAGGCAATGCAAAACGAAGTTTGACTAATCCTTCATTTTCTACTTGTGGATTGATGTCTATTAAATAACTTTCATAACTGATAGAATTTGCACGCGAAGTAATAGGCGAAATAGTAGCTTTATTCGGTTTATTTTTAGTGTCTTTTTGTGCTGACAAAATCAAAACTTCACTTTCAGGTACAAAGGCTTCCACCTCCAAATTTCCAGAACTATACAAGACACAAATAGGCGAACTAGCCGAAATAAAAGTACCTTTACTTACAAAAAGATTAGCTACTTTTCCCGAAAAAGGAGCTTTTAAAAGAGAGTTTTCTAAGCTTTGTGTTGCTTCTGCTTCTTGTATTTCGGAAAGAGCAAGCCCACTACGAGTTCTTAATATTTGCTTTAATGTATCAGAAATAGAATTTTTATCTCCCCATTCTCCACCAAAATCAATAAATAATTTACGATATTCATCATTTTTAATGGCTTTTTCTTCTTTGGCTCGTCGCAATCTCAAAACAGCTTCTATGTTTTCTAGACTTGCTATGATTTGCCCTTGACGCACATAATCGCCATTTTGGATATACACTTTTTCTATTTTTCCATTTGCCAAAAAACCTATTTCTGCCTGCTGCTGAGCTACTACTTTTCCATTGGTATAGATAATATAATCTAAATTTTGCTTTTTTATTTTTTGAATCTCTACTTTAGTAGGTTTGATTTTATAGCTAGAATTTTTCTTTGTGCTGTTTTGTATGCCGTTTTCTAGATCTTTTTCTGAATCAGAAATAGCCTTAGAACTACAAGAAGCACAAATTAAAGATACTATAAACCAAATACTTACATATAAATTTTTTTTATTTATTAGAATAGTCCAATACATATAAAATTCTATTTTTGATAACTCTATGCGTTTTATTTAAAGTGTAAAGTTACCATTTTTAGCATAAAAAAAATAAATTTTATATAAAAAAAAAAGCTTTATTTTACTAAACCCTAAACAAAAGTTAAAATATATTAAATATATAACATGTATTGTATTTTACAAAAAAAAAAAAAATACCTTTGAACTGTCTTAAAAATAAGACAAAATTTATTTTTTTTATCATTTACCCTTTAAATTTTTAGGAATATGAAAAAGTTTTTGTTAGGTTTAACCTTAGTTTTTAGTATATCTGTTGGTGGTGTTTCAGTAGCACAAACAAAATTGGAAGTATACGATCCAGCAGATGATGGAGGAAATGCAAGTCCATGTGAAATGTGTATCAGTCAAGGTGGAGGATGTAGTGAAGTTGACGTAGATAGACTAGATTGTAGTGGGCCATATTATCAACATTTTTGTTGTAAAGGTGGTGGTAATTAATCTTATTAAGATTCTTATAATAAACATAAAATGCAAGCAACTTATTTTTGTTCTTGCATTTTATCTTCTTTATCATATTTCCATATATCAGAATGAAAAAGTGTAACTTTGTATTATTAGTTTTATTTATTTTTATCGTTTCATGCTCTCAAAATACAGAAAATTCTGTAAAGAGTAATGTATCAAAAGTCAATAACTTCGATGAAAAATCATTGGATGATATACTAACACTTCCGATAACTTTTTCAGACAAAGAATATACATTAGAAAAAGTAAAAGAGATTAACATTCCCATTGATTCAGTTAGTCAAAATTGGAGCAAGTATCCTGTTTATTATGATGCAGATACAACTCAGTATTATATACAAGGAAATGAAGCTATTCACTCCATTGATTTTTATGATTTAGATAGAAAAACTCTATACAAAAGAATAAAATTAGAAAAAACAGGTACAGAAGCAATACACTCTGTAACTAAGTTTTTTATCAAAAATATTGATTCTATTTATATTTTTGAGACAGGACATGGAAAAATCAACTTAGTAGATAATGAAGGTCACATATTAGCTCATTATTCTTTGCCACAAAAATATATGTTCAATGTATCTACCTCAATGACTTCCAATTTTTCTATATATGGAGATAAAGCATATTTTACATCTGATATGTTTTCAGGACTTCATATTTCAGAGGTAACAGAAAAGTTAATAAAGGGCAAAAAAATGGTTGCTGTATTTGACCTAAATACAGAACAACTTGACTTTACAGAACCACAAATCCCCATATATTTAGCTTCAGAAAAACTTCCTATTTCTCTTTTTGGTTGTAGTTCGCATTTCTCTAATGAAATATTTTTACAACAGACTAATTTTACTGGAATTATTTACCATAGCAAAAATAAGAAAGACTATCAACAAACTCTACTTCATAGGAAAGGATTTTTAAATGAAGAAGCAAAGAAATCAAGAAGAGGAGATAATGGAATTGTATATGATAACCATTTCTTGATTCTTGCTGATAAAAAAAGCAACCTATTCTACTCTGTGATTTTAGAAGGCATAGAAGAAAAAGATTTAGATGGCAAACCAAATAGCTATAATGACAGACCTATTACAATAGTCATAGCAGATGAAAACTTCCATCATGCAGGAGAAATAACACTTCCAAAAGATACGCATTTTAGAAATGTAATGGCAACTAGAGATGGTTTATTGGTTTCTAATGCCAATCCAAAGAACCCAAATAATGATGAGGGAGCTTTGTCTTTTACTTTGTATAAACCTAAAAAAATAAAGTAAAGATGAGTAAAGTAATCGTTTTGATATTTTTGGTTTTTGCTTTAGTAAGCTGTTCTAAAAATTATACAAAAGACAAAGAACTTTTAGATAGCTTTTCAAAAGAGTTTGTAGAGGGTAAGAACTATATTCTTATTATTCCAGTAGAAGGCTGCTCTGGTTGTCGGAATAAATCATTAAACTTTATGAAACGAAATATCGGACACAAAACAATTGGTTTTGTCCTGACAACCAAAAGAAGCATAAAGGATATTCGTTTGATGCTGATGAGCAAAGAAATAGACTTAGCAGATAAGAAATTTGAATCTCTGGTCTTAGATACAGAAAGTAAAGCCTATCAAACTGGAATAATGGATAAGTTTCCTGTTTTGTATCGATTAGAAAACAAAGAAATACAAGAAAAACATATTTTATCAGCTTCTTACGTAGATGAAAGTCTAAATGATTTAGGTTTGAGGTAAAAATAAAAAAAGCTATTTCTATCATTAAAATAGAAATAGCATTTTTATTTATTTTGAAATGGATTTGCTATTAGTCAGCAAGCGTTCCACCTTCTACTGTTGATGGATTGATTCCAACAAGTTCTAATTCAAAAACTAAAGTTTTTCCAGCCATTGGGTGATTTGCATCCAAAACAACACCTTCTTCATTTGCTTCAATAACTACAACAGGAATTTGCTCACCATTTTGTCCTTGAAGAGCAAGCTGATCACCTGCTTTTGGATTCATTTCTGGTGGCAATTTATCTTTAGGAAAAGAAACAATATTTTCTGGATTTGACTCTCCATACGCTTCAGTTGGTGCTAAAGTAATTGTTTTTGATTCGCTAAGTGTCATTCCTTCTACTGCAGCATCAAAACCTTTTATCATTTGTCCTGCTCCTACTTGAAATTCGATTGGCTCTTTTCTCTCTCTTGAAGAATCAAAAACATTTCCGTCTTCGAATTTACCTACATAATGTACCTGTACTAAATCGCCTTTTTTTGCGCTGTTTGACATGCTCTAAAATTAATTTGATTATAAAAAAAATAGCTTCTCTATTCTTGTAGGATAATTTTTTTAATAAATTATGCTCTAAAAAATAAAAAAGACTGTTTTGTAATTTTATGCAAGGTACGATTTTTTAATCTAAAAATAAATTTGCTGTTTAAAAAGCCTTCAATAATTGTATATTTTTGTATAAATTTGTCTTAAATCATTGAAAAGTATATGAAAAACTATTTTATCTATATCATTTCCTTTTGGTTATTTCTCTTGGTGGGAATAACTTTACTAGTTTCTTATAAATTTATAAGAAAAGATGAAGCTGCAACTTATTATGCTAACCAAAGGCAAATTTCAAAATCTTTTTTATTGACTGATTTTTGTTTTTCAACAGAATCACGTCACGTTCGTCATCTTTCTATGCCTGAATGGATTGCTCCTTTTCAAGATTTCCCTGCCTATCACGAACATTTTCCGTCTTCATCTTTTTTTAAGCCTCTAATTACTGAATAATTTTAAAATTTCTAACCTTTATAATATAATAAATGCTCTCTTATTCAGACTTCGAAAAAGTAGAAATGCGTATCGGAACAATTTTGGAAGCTAAAGTTTTCGAAAAAGCACGCAAACCAGCCTATCAATTACAAATTGATTTTGGAGATTTTGGAATCAAAAAATCAAGCGCACAAATCACAGAAAAATATCCAAATCCAGAAGTTTTGGTAGGAAAACAAATCATTGCAGTTACTAATTTCCCACCCAAACAAATAGCTAATTTTATGTCCGAATGTTTGGTTTTGGGAGTCATTGGAGATGAAAATGGTGTAACTCTTCTTACAACTGATAAACCTGTTGAGAATGGTCTTTTGATTAGTTAAATCAAGTTGTGTATAACAGACTTCCTAGTCTGTTGTGAAAGTAAAACAATTTTTAATTGACTAAAAAATCTTTTATTCAGACTAGGAAGTCTGAAATACTTATAATCTACAACTTGAGTTAGTTGAATAAAAAATTGTAAGGAAAAGATTTGCCTTTTCC
This is a stretch of genomic DNA from Bernardetia sp. MNP-M8. It encodes these proteins:
- a CDS encoding peptidylprolyl isomerase; this translates as MSNSAKKGDLVQVHYVGKFEDGNVFDSSRERKEPIEFQVGAGQMIKGFDAAVEGMTLSESKTITLAPTEAYGESNPENIVSFPKDKLPPEMNPKAGDQLALQGQNGEQIPVVVIEANEEGVVLDANHPMAGKTLVFELELVGINPSTVEGGTLAD
- a CDS encoding DUF4221 family protein, with the protein product MKKCNFVLLVLFIFIVSCSQNTENSVKSNVSKVNNFDEKSLDDILTLPITFSDKEYTLEKVKEINIPIDSVSQNWSKYPVYYDADTTQYYIQGNEAIHSIDFYDLDRKTLYKRIKLEKTGTEAIHSVTKFFIKNIDSIYIFETGHGKINLVDNEGHILAHYSLPQKYMFNVSTSMTSNFSIYGDKAYFTSDMFSGLHISEVTEKLIKGKKMVAVFDLNTEQLDFTEPQIPIYLASEKLPISLFGCSSHFSNEIFLQQTNFTGIIYHSKNKKDYQQTLLHRKGFLNEEAKKSRRGDNGIVYDNHFLILADKKSNLFYSVILEGIEEKDLDGKPNSYNDRPITIVIADENFHHAGEITLPKDTHFRNVMATRDGLLVSNANPKNPNNDEGALSFTLYKPKKIK
- a CDS encoding tRNA-binding protein, translated to MLSYSDFEKVEMRIGTILEAKVFEKARKPAYQLQIDFGDFGIKKSSAQITEKYPNPEVLVGKQIIAVTNFPPKQIANFMSECLVLGVIGDENGVTLLTTDKPVENGLLIS
- a CDS encoding efflux RND transporter permease subunit, translated to MNKNQNPFLHFLFSRPVGVLMAMLGILVLSLVGFSNLPVSLLPSLDVPELIIQLDYRGHSPEEIEQTILRPVRENMLTLNGLKRTESEARSQIGQVRLYFEFGTDMTLAYIDANEKLDRLLGSLPKELPRPRIIKISTADIPILHLQVVPKNQENQNNLLATSELVEKVIKKQLEAIEGISLVDANGLKEKQISISPNLKKLHALGLSEIDLITSIKSANQTLSSVSVKEGQYRYFVKVATILEDKSDIENLPIRLNINSNQTSNFSNQTNSFYSSINNQPRGTIILLKEVAKIEVEEPTPQGFHLFNQKEAFVLTLHKQSQAQIQELTPKIDQTLEDLKQNFPELEFITTQNQTVLLNLAIDNLKGSLFIGGICVFFVLFIFMGNWRVPLIIGVSLPVSLIYGFGLFYVFDVSINVISLSGMALGLGMLIDNSIIVLENIEQFRNRGFEMKEAVVLGVQEVIAPLVSSVLTTLSVFVPLIFLNGLSGALFYDQAVSAGAVLFTSLIVAFLMLPHFYLILNKSKIEPSTRFPTVVEDFEKTSTTALASLTVEKNKETKIYNFLLSFYQKTFLFLEKNKQLFLSFSVFLIILPIFLFYQLEIEGAPKINKTDCSLLIDWNEPIDATENKIRCKQLLENFSNQITFSESDIGQKKYFLKNDNSTQIQANLYLFFESQKQKEISQNQISKWISKTYPATTFEFLAAPDAFSQLFVSEEPSIELRLRTTTQNQILEYAIFDSIFNQINLETNNTAQKGKGTSRETLVLLEINTEKAALYGFSQQDILEKLKYELGELAVTDLVSFGQIIPIRFKKTNKTVEEIINESSLKVNTMASNFSQNSSLNSFQNNTQIPLRLFIDFKKSNSYNTLTADELGIYQSIFWGKIEHITLNDKQNKQQEIRNEMLVSFPNLQTSWKGTYFSNKESLIQFIFILSISIGLLYFILVAQFESFWQPLLVLLTLPLGISGSLLLLIFSQTSLNTMAAIGIIVMLGIMVNDAILKIDTINRLKKEMSLYDAVHEAGKLRLKPILMTSITTILAVLPILFSEGLGADLQKPLVWVVVGGLSVGTITALFFIPMAYFEIAKYRN
- a CDS encoding efflux RND transporter periplasmic adaptor subunit; translation: MYWTILINKKNLYVSIWFIVSLICASCSSKAISDSEKDLENGIQNSTKKNSSYKIKPTKVEIQKIKKQNLDYIIYTNGKVVAQQQAEIGFLANGKIEKVYIQNGDYVRQGQIIASLENIEAVLRLRRAKEEKAIKNDEYRKLFIDFGGEWGDKNSISDTLKQILRTRSGLALSEIQEAEATQSLENSLLKAPFSGKVANLFVSKGTFISASSPICVLYSSGNLEVEAFVPESEVLILSAQKDTKNKPNKATISPITSRANSISYESYLIDINPQVENEGLVKLRFALPSTKEVSQNLLLNMNVTVALHIPQQKKLVVPKEAIVLRSEKEVVFSYKDGRAFWNFVKTGKENGKQIEILEGLKEGQQIIISNNLQLSHDAEVELISTVNEVSNRR